A window of Myxococcus xanthus contains these coding sequences:
- a CDS encoding AraC family transcriptional regulator, translated as MAEDAQQQGYTQWAPPIEMADAVDAFWQFWVPRKPHDVPLPRQHRVLPDGCTDLIFGFQHAPGPVWLAAPRLAVVGPMKRFILVDLEPGGVSLGVRLRPGWAQALLGVSPRELCGLNVSAQDCSPALMQFQRRMEDCASPAQAMALLQRTIARRWASFRSMAKPRAVQALGHLQASSGQVRMAALARELGVSERTLHRDILDEAGVPPKLLARVLRLQRAVSLLRSREGTDLCDVALECGYADQAHLSRDVRELAGVSPTALVG; from the coding sequence ATGGCGGAGGACGCACAGCAGCAGGGCTACACCCAGTGGGCACCGCCTATCGAGATGGCGGATGCGGTGGACGCGTTCTGGCAGTTCTGGGTGCCCCGAAAGCCCCACGACGTCCCCCTCCCCCGGCAGCACCGGGTCCTTCCGGATGGCTGCACCGACCTCATCTTCGGATTCCAACACGCCCCAGGCCCGGTGTGGCTGGCCGCACCCCGGCTGGCCGTCGTCGGCCCCATGAAGCGCTTCATCCTCGTCGACCTCGAGCCCGGCGGGGTGAGCCTGGGCGTCAGGCTCCGCCCTGGCTGGGCGCAGGCCCTGCTGGGTGTCAGTCCGCGTGAACTCTGCGGACTCAACGTCTCCGCCCAGGACTGCTCGCCCGCCCTCATGCAGTTTCAGCGGCGGATGGAAGACTGCGCCTCGCCCGCCCAGGCCATGGCCCTGCTCCAGCGCACCATCGCCCGACGCTGGGCTTCGTTCCGGAGCATGGCGAAGCCGCGCGCCGTCCAGGCCCTGGGACACCTCCAAGCCTCGTCGGGACAGGTGCGCATGGCCGCGCTCGCTCGCGAGCTGGGCGTGAGTGAGCGCACCCTGCACCGGGACATCCTGGACGAAGCCGGCGTACCGCCGAAGCTGCTCGCGCGCGTGCTGCGCCTCCAGCGGGCGGTGTCCCTGCTGCGCTCCCGTGAGGGCACGGACCTGTGTGACGTCGCGCTCGAATGCGGCTACGCGGACCAGGCGCATTTGTCACGAGACGTGCGGGAACTGGCCGGCGTGTCGCCCACCGCACTCGTGGGTTGA
- a CDS encoding VOC family protein: MKLGYIILYVPDVSAAIVFYEKAFGLARRFIHESGGYAEMETGTTALAFVEEGAAKEHGFTVRHLRPKEDAAAIELALVTPDVATAYTRAVEAGAEATQPPKQKPWGQTVAYVRDINGVLVELCSPMEG, translated from the coding sequence ATGAAGCTCGGCTACATCATCCTCTACGTACCGGACGTGAGCGCCGCCATCGTCTTCTACGAGAAGGCCTTCGGACTGGCGCGCCGCTTCATCCACGAGAGCGGTGGCTACGCGGAGATGGAGACAGGCACCACCGCCCTCGCCTTCGTCGAGGAAGGCGCGGCGAAGGAGCATGGCTTCACCGTGCGCCATCTGCGGCCGAAGGAAGACGCCGCGGCCATCGAACTGGCGCTCGTCACTCCCGACGTGGCCACCGCGTACACACGCGCCGTGGAGGCGGGCGCCGAGGCCACGCAACCTCCCAAGCAGAAGCCCTGGGGACAGACGGTGGCCTACGTGAGAGACATCAACGGCGTCCTGGTGGAGCTCTGCTCGCCGATGGAGGGGTAG